The proteins below come from a single Solea senegalensis isolate Sse05_10M linkage group LG2, IFAPA_SoseM_1, whole genome shotgun sequence genomic window:
- the ndufv3 gene encoding serine-rich adhesin for platelets, whose amino-acid sequence MATSLLRLGRLGSLKCLQLESWGILRSHPAMMFCSGVEDTTKSTTKTKAASKTGAQDERATLLAYKTAVAFPVRFSKPEVSSAQYLGVAEPVSSSVAAAAAAAAAAAAATAAVAAPRGPAGAVPQMEDITATSSNLAPDPDISHVASDTSLTVSDTTPASSVSEGAVPTTKASSEPHDPVSDGSSSSSSSSDSDSDSDSDSDEEKSEAKTQTKTYPPKMAESAMKGETVAHEVTSELKYGTKEDNKEAPSKHKYTPVYAVEAVQETASSSPLAAVTSAVKAAQATLETPLVTLSDSSEELVDSAPVFCTSAEDTLEVTPAVPNTHRETPAEVASPEKNPCHNSVSTEPAHSAQIHVEGAAFAPVEGAAFPPVEGAAFAPVEAAAKPLEVEIASTEAAAEHAGDDSTHMESTEELMDPARVIAEGAGADPQVETTVEEQKVAPPVPEDPFDNSTYKNYQHHSYTPFTFVDLDVEMAKFRLPQPSSGRPSPRH is encoded by the exons ATGGCGACCTCCTTACTGCGATTAGGGCGTCTGGGTTCTCTCAAG TGTCTCCAGTTGGAGAGCTGGGGCATCCTGAGGAGTCACCCAGCTATGATGTTCTGCTCTGGGGTTGAAGACACCACAAAGTCAACCACAAAGACTAAGGCTGCAAGCAAGA CAGGGGCTCAAGATGAGCGAGCAACCCTGCTAGCCTACAAGACTGCAGTTGCCTTCCCAGTTAGATTTTCCAAGCCTGAGGTTTCCTCAGCACAATATCTAGGTGTAGCTGAACCAGTGTCCAGCTccgtagcagcagcagcagcagcagcagcagcagcagcagcagctacagcagcagtagcagctccTCGAGGGCCAGCTGGAGCTGTGCCACAGATGGAAGACATTACAGCCACTTCCTCAAATCTAGCTCCAGACCCAGATATTTCTCACGTTGCTTCAGACACGTCTTTAACTGTAAGTGACACAACACCAGCAAGCTCTGTTTCAGAGGGTGCGGTCCCAACCACCAAAGCTTCCTCAGAGCCTCATGATCCAGTATCTGATGGAtcgtcctcctcatcatccagctcagactcagactctgattctgactctgactctgatgaAGAGAAGTCTGAAGCAAAGACACAAACCAAGACCTATCCACCGAAGATGGCAGAGTCTGCTATGAAAGGAGAGACAGTAGCCCACGAAGTCACTTCCGAGTTGAAGTATGGCACTAAGGAAGATAACAAGGAGGCTccttcaaaacacaaatatactcCTGTCTATGCTGTTGAGGCTGTACAAGAAACGgcttcatcatcaccacttgcagcagtaacatcagctgTAAAAGCAGCTCAAGCTACTTTGGAGACACCATTAGTAACCCTTAGTGACAGTTCTGAGGAATTGGTGGATTCTGCCCCTGTGTTCTGCACTTCTGCAGAAGATACTCTTGAGGTCACTCCAGCTGTCCCCAATACTCATAGAGAAACTCCAGCTGAAGTTGCAAGTCCAGAGAAAAATCCATGTCATAATTCTGTAAGTACAGAACCTGCTCATTCTGCTCAGATCCATGTGGAAGGTGCTGCATTTGCTCCTGTGGAAGGTGCTGCATTTCCTCCCGTGGAAGGTGCTGCATTTGCTCCCGTGGAAGCTGCTGCCAAGCCTTTGGAAGTTGAAATTGCCTCCACTGAAGCCGCTGCTGAGCATGCAGGTGATGATTCCACTCATATGGAAAGCACTGAGGAGCTGATGGACCCTGCCCGAGTCATAGCTGAAGGTGCAGGAGCAGATCCACAAGTGGAGACAACAGTTGAGG AACAAAAAGTGGCACCTCCAGTCCCTGAGGATCCATTTGACAACAGCACTTATAAAAACTACCAGCACCACAGCTACACCCCCTTCACATTCGTTGACCTGGATGTAGAGATGGCCAAATTCCGTCTCCCTCAGCCCTCATCTGGAAGACCCTCACCCAGACACTAG